The following is a genomic window from Janibacter sp. DB-40.
AGGAAGACATTGCTCGACCGCCCCCAGGTGACCACCTTGCGGAAGAGGTACCGGGCGACCTCGTCCGGCGTCAGTCGTCGTTGTCCGTCGGTGACGGCGGTGATCCCGAACTCGGTCTCGATGCCGAAGATGCGTCGCTCCACCTCAGCAGGCTAACCCTCGCTGATCGCGTCGCCGGTGAGCCGACGGAAGCACCGGCGCGGCCGGTCGCGCTCGAGCACGGCGATCTCGAGCGCGTCGAGCGGCACCCGCGGACCCGACCCCTCCCCTTCGCCGAGGAGCGAGAGGACCTCCACGGCCAGGTCGAAGGCCTCGCCCAGTGCCATCCCGCGGTGCCACCGCGCGCGCAGGGTCTCGTTCAGCTGCTCGCTGGCCCCGCCGATGACGACGCACCCGGCCTCGTCCGAGACGGACCCGTCGTAGGTGAGCCGGTAGATCCGGTCGCTCTCGTGGGTGCGCCCGACCTCGGCGACCACGATCTCGACCTCGTAGGGCTTCTGGTCCTCGGTGAAGACCGTGCCCAGGGTCTGGGCGTAGGCGTTGGCCAACCCGCGTGCGGTCACGTCCGAGCGGTCGTAGGAGTAGCCGCGCAGGTCGGCGTAGCGGATGCCGGCCACGCGCAGGTTCTCGAACTCGTTGTACTTGCCGACCGCCGCGAAGCCGATGCGGTCGTAGATCTCGCTCACCTTGTTCAGCGAGCGGCTGCTCGGGTTGTCGGCGACGAAGAGGATGCCGCCGTCGTAGGCGAGGACGACCACCGAGCGGCCGCGGGCGATCCCGGCCCGGGCGAAGTCCGCCCGGTCCTTCATCACCTGCTCGGGTGAGACGTAGAAGGGGGGTTGGGTCACCGTGCACCTCCCGGGTTGTCGCGGCGGGTCTCCAGCACGGTCGCGACCGTCTCCTCGAGCACCGACTCGTCGAGGAAGGTCACGCCGTCGGCACCGACGACACCCACCGTCGGCCAGATCCGCCGGTGCACGTCGGGCCCGCCCGTCGCAGAGTCGTCGTCGGCGGCGTCGTAGAGCGCCTCCACGGCCACGCGGACCGCTTCCTCGTGGCCCATGTCGGGGCGCCACAGCTTCTTCAGCGCACCGCGGGCGAAGGCCGCCCCCGAGCCGACGCTGTGGTGGCGGTGCTCCTCGTAGCAGCCGCCGGTCACGTCGTAGGAGAAGATCCGGCCCGTGCCGGCGCCGGGGTCGTACCCACCGAAGGCGGGGACGACGGCCAGGCCCTGCATCGCCAGCCCGAGGTTGCTGCGCAGCATCGCCGCCAGGCGGTTCGCCTTGCCCTCGAGCGACATGTGCGTGCCCTCGATCTTCTCGTAGT
Proteins encoded in this region:
- the prcA gene encoding proteasome subunit alpha, whose product is MTQPPFYVSPEQVMKDRADFARAGIARGRSVVVLAYDGGILFVADNPSSRSLNKVSEIYDRIGFAAVGKYNEFENLRVAGIRYADLRGYSYDRSDVTARGLANAYAQTLGTVFTEDQKPYEVEIVVAEVGRTHESDRIYRLTYDGSVSDEAGCVVIGGASEQLNETLRARWHRGMALGEAFDLAVEVLSLLGEGEGSGPRVPLDALEIAVLERDRPRRCFRRLTGDAISEG
- the prcB gene encoding proteasome subunit beta; its protein translation is MTAGGASFTEFVGRHEPQLLPGRRSLPSTPALEAPHGTTIVSLAWPGGVLMAGDRRATTGHVIANRDMDKVFAADDLSLVGIAGTAGVAIEMVRLFQVELEHYEKIEGTHMSLEGKANRLAAMLRSNLGLAMQGLAVVPAFGGYDPGAGTGRIFSYDVTGGCYEEHRHHSVGSGAAFARGALKKLWRPDMGHEEAVRVAVEALYDAADDDSATGGPDVHRRIWPTVGVVGADGVTFLDESVLEETVATVLETRRDNPGGAR